The Deltaproteobacteria bacterium DNA window GGAATTTGGGAGCGCCGGGAACGATAGGATCGCCCCAAGCCACCAATACTTGAGCCTCATATCCCTCTGGAATGCTGATTTGATCCGTTATTGCATGAGGAACGCGGGCAAAAAGTGCCTGTGCAGAAGCCGGTAGAACCTGAACTCCCGAAGATGCTTCACCTAATACCGAGCAACCGACCGTCCCCAGGAGCGGAATCGAGCCCGCCATAAAAGCTGTTTTTCTTAAGAATTCCCGGCGAGACCAGCGGTTTTCAACCAATGTTGCCAAGTTTGGTTGGCCATTTTTGCGATCCTGCATACAAACCTCACAGTGAGCTCCAGATCGAGCAATATCACACCATGAGACCAATCAAAGCAGAGCCAGCCCAAACATTCGTGACTATCTCAGACGATTTACGCGATCCTCATTGGGGATCAAAATATCCAATTCAATCAAATCCGGGGCCGCAAAGCCCCATCTGATCACCTTATCTAGTCACCCCTCTATGATACCTCCCCAGGATGAGGAGATATTTTGGCTGAAACAGGATTCTTAAATACCACCAATCCGGTCGCGGAATTGGTGGCCGAG harbors:
- a CDS encoding DUF839 domain-containing protein; this translates as MQDRKNGQPNLATLVENRWSRREFLRKTAFMAGSIPLLGTVGCSVLGEASSGVQVLPASAQALFARVPHAITDQISIPEGYEAQVLVAWGDPIVPGAPKFQPGAQSVADQLQQFGTNADFIGYIPLADGPAGGRHGL